The Streptomyces sp. NBC_00162 sequence GCTCTGCACGAACAACGTGCACCGCTGCGGATCCAGCCCGGAGGCGAGCAACAGCGTCGCCGCCTGCCGGCTGAGCCGCCGTACCCGCGCCGGCTCGTGCTCGACGGTCAGCGCGTGCAGGTCGACGACGCAGAACAGCGCCTCGTCCGGCTCCTGGTCGGCGGCGACCCACTGCCGCACGGCACCCAGGTAGTTGCCCAGCGTCAGATGCCCGGTCGGCTTGACCCCGCTGAAGATCCTCGTCATGTCCTGCTCTCCCTTGTGTGAGTGGTGTCGAGGCCGCCGCGTCGGACGACCGAGCCACTCCCGGGGAGGGGAGAAACGAAAACGGCCGCCGAAGCGGCGGCCGTGAGCGCATGCGTGCTCGTGTTGCAGTCGGCCGCCGTCAGGCGGCCCACCAACGGAGGTTGAGCGTGAGCGCATGCGTAGTCATGGGCCCAGGGTAGACGGAAGGGGATGGAGACGGGGTGAGATTCGGGCACCACGCACGGCCGGTCAGCCTGGGGTTGACACAGGTGTCCCCGATCCGTAAGGTTCTTCGAGTTGTCCGAAGTGAGCGCCGACCCCGGTCGGTCCCCGGACAGCCATCCCGCACTACACATTCGAACGAACGACGCACTTTGTCGTCCCGTTTTCATGCGTATTTGCGAATGAGGAATCTGCGTCCGAGGACGCTGCCGCCGATTAGGTTCGGGGGCAAGGAATCCGCTACTGTCTCACTCGCCGGAAGGGCCCAACAGCCCGGAAGGCAAACCCCGCTGACCGGGAGTCAGGCCCGAAAGGATCTGATAGAGTCGGAATCGCCGGAAAGGGAAAGCGCGAAAGCGCAGGACCTGGAAAGCACCGAGGAAATCGGGCCCGAAAGAGTCTGATAGAGTCGGAAACGCAAGAACACAGAACGAAAGCCCGGAGGAAAGCCCGAGAGGGTGAGTACAAAGGAAGCGTCCGTTCCTTGAGAACTCAACAGCGTGCCAAAAATCAACGCCAAAAGTTGATACCCCGTCCACTTCGGTGGATGAGGTTCCTTTGAAAAAGACCTGTGAGGCTCCGTTTCGGGGTGCTTGCAGGCAATTACACAGCGAGGACGCAGTGGTCAGTCGGTCTTATTCCGACCATGACTGGCCCGCTCTACGTGATGTGTGCACCCGATTACGGGTAAACATTCATGGAGAGTTTGATCCTGGCTCAGGACGAACGCTGGCGGCGTGCTTAACACATGCAAGTCGAACGATGAAGCCCTTCGGGGTGGATTAGTGGCGAACGGGTGAGTAACACGTGGGCAATCTGCCCTTCACTCTGGGACAAGCCCTGGAAACGGGGTCTAATACCGGATACCACTCCTGCCTGCATGGGCAGGGGTTGAAAGCTCCGGCGGTGAAGGATGAGCCCGCGGCCTATCAGCTTGTTGGTGGGGTAATGGCCCACCAAGGCGACGACGGGTAGCCGGCCTGAGAGGGCGACCGGCCACACTGGGACTGAGACACGGCCCAGACTCCTACGGGAGGCAGCAGTGGGGAATATTGCACAATGGGCGAAAGCCTGATGCAGCGACGCCGCGTGAGGGATGACGGCCTTCGGGTTGTAAACCTCTTTCAGCAGGGAAGAAGCGAAAGTGACGGTACCTGCAGAAGAAGCGCCGGCTAACTACGTGCCAGCAGCCGCGGTAATACGTAGGGCGCAAGCGTTGTCCGGAATTATTGGGCGTAAAGAGCTCGTAGGCGGCTTGTCACGTCGGATGTGAAAGCCCGAGGCTTAACCTCGGGTCTGCATTCGATACGGGCTAGCTAGAGTGTGGTAGGGGAGATCGGAATTCCTGGTGTAGCGGTGAAATGCGCAGATATCAGGAGGAACACCGGTGGCGAAGGCGGATCTCTGGGCCATTACTGACGCTGAGGAGCGAAAGCGTGGGGAGCGAACAGGATTAGATACCCTGGTAGTCCACGCCGTAAACGTTGGGAACTAGGTGTTGGCGACATTCCACGTCGTCGGTGCCGCAGCTAACGCATTAAGTTCCCCGCCTGGGGAGTACGGCCGCAAGGCTAAAACTCAAAGGAATTGACGGGGGCCCGCACAAGCGGCGGAGCATGTGGCTTAATTCGACGCAACGCGAAGAACCTTACCAAGGCTTGACATATACCGGAAAGCATTAGAGATAGTGCCCCCCTTGTGGTCGGTATACAGGTGGTGCATGGCTGTCGTCAGCTCGTGTCGTGAGATGTTGGGTTAAGTCCCGCAACGAGCGCAACCCTTGTCCTGTGTTGCCAGCATGCCCTTCGGGGTGATGGGGACTCACAGGAGACCGCCGGGGTCAACTCGGAGGAAGGTGGGGACGACGTCAAGTCATCATGCCCCTTATGTCTTGGGCTGCACACGTGCTACAATGGCCGGTACAATGAGCTGCGATACCGTGAGGTGGAGCGAATCTCAAAAAGCCGGTCTCAGTTCGGATTGGGGTCTGCAACTCGACCCCATGAAGTCGGAGTCGCTAGTAATCGCAGATCAGCATTGCTGCGGTGAATACGTTCCCGGGCCTTGTACACACCGCCCGTCACGTCACGAAAGTCGGTAACACCCGAAGCCGGTGGCCCAACCCGTAAGGGAGGGAGCTGTCGAAGGTGGGACTGGCGATTGGGACGAAGTCGTAACAAGGTAGCCGTACCGGAAGGTGCGGCTGGATCACCTCCTTTCTAAGGAGCACAGTACCGATTGCAGACAAATGTTCTGCACGGTCAGCTCATGGGTGGAACGTTGATTATTTGGCACGGTTTCTGAAACTTCCTGTGAGTACTGCTTCGGCGTGGAAAACAGTGACAGTGGACGAGATCGTGCCTGGCACGTTGTTGGGTCCTGAAGGTACGGCCGTAAGGTCATGTCTTCAGTGCCGGCCCCAGTGAACTTGATCTGTATGGATCAGGGTGATGGGTGGCTGGTCGTTGTTTGAGAACTACACAGTGGACGCGAGCATCTGTGGCCAAGTTTTTAAGGGCGCACGGTGGATGCCTTGGCACCAGGAACCGATGAAGGACGTGAGAGGCCGCGATAGGCCCCGGGGAGCTGCCAACTGAGCTTTGATCCGGGGGTGTCCGAATGGGGAAACCCGGCAGTCGTCATGGGCTGTCACCCATGCCTGAACACATAGGGCATGTGGAGGGAACGCGGGGAAGTGAAACATCTCAGTACCCGCAGGAAGAGAAAACAACCGTGATTCCGGGAGTAGTGGCGAGCGAAACCGGATGAGGCCAAACCGTATGCGTGTGATACCCGGCAGGGGTTGCGCATGCGGGGTTGTGGGAATTCTTTTGATCGGTCTGCCGGCCGGTCGGCGAGTCAGAAACCGTTGATGTAGTCGAAGGACATGCGAAAGGTCCGGCGTAGAGGGTAAGACCCCCGTAGACGAAACATCAGCGGCTTGCTTAAGAATCTCCCAAGTAGCACGGGGCCCGAGAAATCCCGTGTGAATCTGGCGGGACCACCCGCTAAGCCTAAATATTCCCTGGTGACCGATAGCGGATAGTACCGTGAGGGAATGGTGAAAAGTACCGCGGGAGCGGAGTGAAATAGTACCTGAAACCGTGTGCCTACAAGCCGTGGGAGCGTCGCCGTTGTTCTTCGGAACAACGGTCGTGACTGCGTGCCTTTTGAAGAATGAGCCTGCGAGTTAGCGGTGTGTAGCGAGGTTAACCCGTGTGGGGAAGCCGTAGCGAAAGCGAGTCCGAATAGGGCGATTGAGTTGCACGCTCTAGACCCGAAGCGGAGTGATCTAGCCATGGGCAGGTTGAAGCGGAGGTAAGACTTCGTGGAGGACCGAACCCACCAGGGTTGAAAACCTGGGGGATGACCTGTGGTTAGGGGTGAAAGGCCAATCAAACTCCGTGATAGCTGGTTCTCCCCGAAATGCATTTAGGTGCAGCGTCGTGTGTTTCTTGCCGGAGGTAGAGCACTGGATAGGCGATGGGCCCTACCGGGTTACTGACCTTAGCCAAACTCCGAATGCCGGTAAGTGAGAGCACGGCAGTGAGACTGTGGGGGATAAGCTCCATGGTCGAGAGGGAAACAGCCCAGAGCATCGACTAAGGCCCCTAAGCGTACGCTAAGTGGGAAAGGATGTGGAGTCGCAGAGACAACCAGGAGGTTGGCTTAGAAGCAGCCACCCTTGAAAGAGTGCGTAATAGCTCACTGGTCAAGTGATTCCGCGCCGACAATGTAGCGGGGCTCAAGCGTACCGCCGAAGTCGTGTCATTGCAGCAATAGGGCCAACGCCCGCTGTGATGGGTAGGGGAGCGTCGTGTGCCGGGTGAAGCAGCAGCGGAAGCTAGTTGTGGACGGTTCACGAGTGAGAATGCAGGCATGAGTAGCGATACACACGTGAGAAACGTGTGCGCCGATTGACTAAGGGTTCCTGGGTCAAGCTGATCTGCCCAGGGTAAGTCGGGACCTAAGGCGAGGCCGACAGGCGTAGTCGATGGACAACCGGTTGATATTCCGGTACCCGCTTTGAAACGCCCAATATCGAATCAGGCGATGCTAAGTCCGTGAAGCCGTTCCGGACCCTTCGGGGAAAGGAAAGTGGTGGAGCCGACGAACCAGACTTGTAGTAGGTAAGCGATGGGGTGACGCAGGAAGGTAGTCCAGCCCGGGCGGTGGTAGTCCCGGGGTAAGGGTGTAGGCCGAGGGGTAGGCAAATCCGTCCCTCATTAAGGCTGAGACCTGATGCCGAGCCGATTGTGGTGAAGTGGATGATCCTATGCTGTCGAGAAAAGCCTCTAGCGAGTTTCATGGCGGCCCGTACCCTAAACCGACTCAGGTGGTCAGGTAGAGAATACCGAGGCGTTCGGGTGAACTATGGTTAAGGAACTCGGCAAAATGCCCCCGTAACTTCGGGAGAAGGGGGGCCATCACTGGTGAGGGAACTTGCTTCCTGAGCTGGGGGTGGCCGCAGAGACCAGCGAGAAGCGACTGTTTACTAAAAACACAGGTCCGTGCGAAGCCGTAAGGCGATGTATACGGACTGACGCCTGCCCGGTGCTGGAACGTTAAGGGGACCGGTTAGTGCGCTTTCGGGCGTGCGAAGCTGAGAACTTAAGCGCCAGTAAACGGCGGTGGTAACTATAACCATCCTAAGGTAGCGAAATTCCTTGTCGGGTAAGTTCCGACCTGCACGAATGGCGTAACGACTTCTCGACTGTCTCAACCATAGGCCCGGTGAAATTGCACTACGAGTAAAGATGCTCGTTTCGCGCAGCAGGACGGAAAGACCCCGGGACCTTTACTATAGTTTGATATTGGTGTTCGGTTCGGCTTGTGTAGGATAGGTGGGAGACTTTGAAACCCCAACGCCAGTTGGGGTGGAGTCGCCGTTGAAATACCACTCTGGTCGTGCTGGATGTCTAACCTCGGTCCGTGATCCGGATCAGGGACAGTGTCTGATGGGTAGTTTAACTGGGGCGGTTGCCTCCCAAAGGGTAACGGAGGCGCCCAAAGGTTCCCTCAGCCTGGTTGGCAATCAGGTGTTGAGTGTAAGTGCACAAGGGAGCTTGACTGTGAGACCGACGGGTCGAGCAGGGACGAAAGTCGGGACTAGTGATCCGGCGGTGGCTTGTGGAAGCGCCGTCGCTCAACGGATAAAAGGTACCCCGGGGATAACAGGCTGATCTTCCCCAAGAGTCCATATCGACGGGATGGTTTGGCACCTCGATGTCGGCTCGTCGCATCCTGGGGCTGGAGTCGGTCCCAAGGGTTGGGCTGTTCGCCCATTAAAGCGGTACGCGAGCTGGGTTTAGAACGTCGTGAGACAGTTCGGTCCCTATCCGCTGTGCGCGTAGGAATATTGAGAAGGGCTGTCCCTAGTACGAGAGGACCGGGACGGACGAACCTCTGGTGTGCCAGTTGTCCTGCCAAGGGCATGGCTGGTTGGCTACGTTCGGGAGGGATAACCGCTGAAAGCATCTAAGCGGGAAGCCTGCTTCAAGATGAGTATTCCCACCTCCTTGAGAGGGTAAGGCTCCCAGTAGACGACTGGGTTGATAGGCCAGATGTGGAAGCCCGGTAACGGGTGAAGCTGACTGGTACTAATAGGCCGAGGGCTTGTCCTCAGTTGCTCGCGTCCACTGTGTTAGTTCTGAAATAACGAACAGCTGTGTTCATGCCAGCGTTCAAATTTCATAGTGTTTCGGTGGTCATAGCGTTAGGGAAACGCCCGGTTACATTCCGAACCCGGAAGCTAAGCCTTTCAGCGCCGATGGTACTGCAGGGGGGACCCTGTGGGAGAGTAGGACGCCGCCGAACAATCATTGCGGGAAGCCCCGCACCAAACCCTTACGGGTTCGGTGCGGGGCTTTTCTGCGTTCACCATCAGAATCCGTCGGATGCCCGGCATGGGGTACGGATGGATCCGGGTTGACGGCTCGTAGGGTTGGGGGATGGGCTATGACCTCGTCATCTTCGACAACGACGGCGTGCTGGTGGACAGTGAGCCGCTCGCCAACAGCATCCTCGCCGGGTACCTGAGCGAGCTCGGGCACCCCACCTCGTACGAGGACTCGCTCCGCGACTACATGGGGGCCGCCGTGCACCGGGTGCACGATCTCGTTCTCGAGCGGACCGGGCAGCGGCTGCCGGACGACTTCGACGAGACGCTGCACGCGCGGACCTTCGCCGCGTTCGAGCGGGAGTTGCGGCCCGTGCCCGGGGTGGAGGAGGTGCTCGGGGCGCTGACCGCACACGGCATCGGGTACTGCCTGGCCTCCTCCGGGAATCACGAGCGAATCCGGGTCGGGCATCGGGCGGCCGGGATCGACGGGTGGTTCGAGGAGGAGTGGATCTTCAGCTCGCAGGACGTGGGCCAGGGAAAGCCGGCGCCCGATCTGTTCCTCCACGCGGCCCGGTCGATGGGCGTGGAGCCCGCGCGGTGTGTGGTCGTCGAGGACAGCCCGCTGGGCATTCAGGCCGCCGCGGCCGCGGGGATGGACGTGTTCGCCTTCACGGCGATGCTGCCTGCGGACCGGCTGCCCGGGGCCACCGCGTACTTCGGTGACATGAAGCAGCTGCCGGGGCTTCTGCAACTGCCCGTGTGATCGCTCTACCCACCGGTAGCCCCGGGGCCTACGCTGACCCGCCATGACGGTTGATGTGCGGCTGCGGCGCGGGCGCAGTGCCCTGGGGTTCAGCTTCTTCGCGCAAGGTGTCGCCTTTGCGCTGCTCGTGACCAGGATCCCGGCGATCCAGGACCGGTACGGGATATCCGACGGGCTGCTGCCCGCCTTCCTCGCCGCCGTGCCGATCCTCGCCGGGGTCGCGAGCGTGGCCACCGAGCACCTGGTGAAGCGGGTGGCGCCCAGTGCCGTACTGAGGTGGGCGCAGCCCGTGGTGCTGCTCGCGCTGCTCGGGGTCGGGGCCGGCACCGAGCTGTGGCAAGTGGCGGTGGCCCTGGGGTTGTTCGGGCTGTCGGTGGGTGCGCTGGACGCCTCGATGAACATGCTCGGCGTGAGCCTCCAGCGGGAGTACGGGCGCAGCATCATGCTCGGCTTCCACGCTGCCTACAGCCTCGGGGGGATCGTCGGTGCCTCGGCCGCGTGGGCCGGGGCGCATTGGCGTCTGGACTTGTTCGTGAGCTATCTGCCGGCCCTGGTGGTGCTGGTGCCGCTCGTCCTGTGGGGGAGCCGGAGCTACGTCGACACGCCCTCCGAGGCGGTCCAGGAGAAGGGGCTGGGCGCCGGCGGTGCCAAGCTGCTGCTGCCGCTGTGTCTGGTGATGGCGTGCGCGTACATCGGGGACTCGACGGTGGCGAACTGGAGTGCCAAGTACCTTCAGGACGTGCTGGGGAGCTCCGAGCAGCTGGCGACCGTCCCGTACAACGTCTACATGGTGACCACCCTGATCGGGCGGGCCGTCGGGGACCTGGGCGTACGGCGCTTCGGGGCCGCGGCCGTGGTGCGGGGCGGGACGGTGGTGGCGGCCGCGGGGTTCGCCGTCGTGGCGGCCGCGCCGGGTGCGTGGGTGGGGATGCTCGGTTTCACGCTGCTGGGGATCGGGCTGTGCGTGATCGTGCCGCAGACCTTCGCGGCTGCCGGGCGGTTGTTCCCGGGGGGTTCGGACACCGCGATAGCCCGGCTGAACATCTTCAACTACGTCGGCTTCCTGATCGGGTCGCCGCTCGTCGGTGGGATCGGGGACGCCTGGAGCTACCGGGGCGCGATGCTCGTGCCGATGGTTCTCGTCCTGATCACGCTGTTCTACGCCCGTTCGTTCGGACCTCGGGAGGCCCGATACGGTGTCGGGCATGAGCGGCCGCGGGTTGTTGATGTGGGACGAGGCGGTTACGAAGTATGACTTCGGGCCCAGCCATCCGATGGATCCGGTGCGTCTGGCGCTGACCATGGGCCTGGTGCGCGCCTTCGGGCTGGACCGGGCCATGGAGGTACGGGCGGCCCGCGCGGCCGGGGACTCGACGCTGAGGCTGGTGCACCGGGAGGACTACGTCGCCGCGGTGCACGAGGTGTCCGCCGATCCCGGGGTCGCCGACGGTTCGTACGGGCTGGGGACCATGGACGATCCGGCGTTCCACGGGATGCACGAGGCGTCCGCGCTGATCGCCGGGCAGTCGGTGGCCGGGGCGGAGGCGATCTGGCGGGGCGAGGCCGAGCACGCCGTGAACTTCGCCGGCGGGCTGCACCACGCCATGCCGGGCGGGGCGGCCGGTTTCTGCGTGTACAACGACGCGGCGCTGGCCATCGCGCGGCTGCTGGAGCTGGGGGCCGAGCGGGTCGCGTACGTGGACGTGGACGTCCATCACGGGGACGGCGTGCAGGCGGCCTTCTGGGACGACCCGCGGGTGCTGACCATCTCCCTGCACGAGCATCCGCGGACGCTGTTCCCGCAGACCGGCTGGCCGGAGGAGACCGGCGGTGCGGCGGCCGAGGGGTCGGCGGTGAACGTCGCGCTGCCCGCGGGGACCGGGGACGAGGGGTGGCTGCGGGCCTTCCACGCCACGGTGCCGGAGCTGCTGGCGGACTTCCGGCCGCAGGTGCTGGTGACCCAGCACGGGGCGGACACGCACTTCGAGGATCCGCTCGCCCATCTGGCGGTGTCCCTGGACGCCCAGCGGGCAGTCCAGGAGGCCTGCCACCGGCTGGCGCACGAGTACGCGGACGGGCGGTGGCTGGCGCTCGGCGGCGGCGGGTACGCGGTGGTGGACGTCGTGCCTCGGTCGTGGACGCATCTGGTGGCGATCGCGGCGCACCGGCCGATCGACCCGGCGACCGCGGTGCCGGCCTCGTGGCGGGACGAGGTGTACGCGCGGACGCGGCAGCTGGCGCCGGCCCGGATGACGGACGGGCGTGCGGTGGCGTGGCGGGAATGGGACGAGGGCTACGACCCGGCGGACCGCACGGATCAAGCCGTCCTCGCCACGCGGCGCGCGGTGTTCCCGCTACGCGGCTTGCTGACCTGATGACGCATCGTTACGCCAAGTGTGGGGCCGTTCTCCGGAATTGATGATCCGCCAGATGTGTTGAGGCAGCATCGGAGGGTGTTGAGCTCCGGCGCGCTGCGTGCGCATCTGCTGGCCGCCCGGTTGGCCGGGCCCATCGCGACCTCCCGGGAGGAGAGCCTGCGCAGCTACCGGCTGTTCGCGGCGCGCGATCCGCGGGTGCTGCTCGGGCTGGATCCGGAGTGGGCCTGGGGCGAGGGTGACCTGCTGAGGCTGATGGCGGACAAGTGCGGGGTCTCGGCGGACCCGGCGCACGTCAGCGGGCCGGACGAGATCGACCCGGAGCGGACGATGGCCGCGCTGGAGGCCTTCGCGGGGCGGCTGCGGGCGGCGGCCGGGGCGCGGTCGCCCGTGCTGTTCGGGACGGGGCACCCGCACCGGCTCCTGGGCTTCTACGCCGGGTTGGCCGAGGCGATGTCGGCGGCGGGATGTGTTGTCCTCACTCCGGCGCAGGGGGTGAGTGTCGACATGGCGACCCGGTTCGGCGTACGCACGTACAGCATCGATTACGTACGAGGGGTCGCACTGGTGCGGGAGCCCGGCGTGCGGCCACCGGGGAGTGCCACCGGCGCGCACTCCCATTCGCCGCTGCCGGTTCGGCTCGCGCTGGGGGCCTTGGCGGAGGCCGGCGGGCCCTTGCCGGAATTGGTGGTGGGGGACCACGGGTGGGTCTGCGGTGCTGGTCAGCTGGGTGTGGAGGCGATCGGGCTGGCGGATACGGACGATCCCGCGCTGTTCGTCGGCGAGGCCGAGGGGCGGGTCTCGGTGGCCGTTCCACTTGATGACGCGGTGCGTGCGGACTACTACCGACCGCTTACTCGCTATGTGCTCAATCGGGCGAGTCTGTCGGGGCGCCAGGAGTGGCCGTAGCTCCTCTTCCCCACTCGTATCACGCGCCCCTACTCTGGGGAGTGAGCGTGCGACGACGAGGAGTAACCGGAGGGGAAGCCGGTGCCCGTCATGCGCGGAAGGTCAAGGTGTGTCATGGCTGCTGGCGAGAGGCCTCTCAGTGAGGTTCAGTTCCTGACCGTGGCGGAGGTTGCCTCGGTGATGCGAGTGTCAAAGATGACCGTGTACCGACTGGTGCACAACGGCCATCTGCCCGCAATCCGGGTGGGCCGGTCCTTCCGGGTCCCCGAGAATGCGGTCCACGAGTACCTCCGAGAGTCCTATGTGGGGGTGGAGTCGGCCTGAGACTGACCTCGGCACGCCCTCGGATTACAAGCTCAGAGCTCGGGACGGTAGGCTAGGCCGACGTAGGTCGTGTGGGCCCCGACGCCCCGCACCGAATGAAGAGAAGTGAGCGAGGGTAGTCGTGGGCTCTGTTATCAAGAAGCGGCGCAAGCGGATGGCTAAGAAGAAGCACCGCAAGCTGCTCAAGCGCACCCGCGTCCAGCGCCGTAACAAGAAGTAAACGGCAGCTGTACGTGTTCTCCGCAGCCCCTCCACCATTCTGGTGGAGGGGCTGCGGTGCAGCCGGGGGACTTCTTCGAGGGAGGCGCTGAACTCGTGGGGAAGGTCGTACTCGTCACCGGGGCTGCCCGGCAGCTGGGGGGCCGCTTCGTGCGGCGAATCCAGCGCGACCCGGATGTCGAGCGGGTGATCGCGGTCGACGCGGTTCCACCGCCGCACCGGCTCGGATCGGCCGAGTTCGTCCGTACGGACATCAGACAGTCGGCGATCGCCCGCGTGCTGGCCGAGCACGCCGTCGACACGGTGGTCCATCTGGCCGTCACCGGCGGCAGTGTGGGGTCCGGCGGCGCGCACAGCACCGTCAAGGAAACGAACGTCATCGGGACGATGCAGCTCCTCGGGGCCTGCCAGAAGTCCCCGACGGTCCGGCGGCTCGTGGTGAAGTCCAGTACCAGCGTGTACGGGGGCACCTCGCGGGATCCGGCCGTCTTCACCGAGACCACGGAGCCGAAATCGCTGCCGGCGGGCGGGTTCGCCAAGGACGCCGCCGAGGTCGAGGGCTATGTGCGGGGCTTCGCGCGCAGGCGGCCGGATGTCGCGGTGTGCGTGCTGCGGTTCGCGAACATCCTGGGCCCGTTCGCGGATTCGGCGCTCGCCGAGTACTTCTCGATTCCCGTGATGCCGACCGTGCTGGGCTATGACCCGCGGCTGCAGTTCGTCCATGAGGACGACGTGCTCGACGTGCTGCGGCTGGCGGCGAAGGAGCCGCGGCGGGGGACGCTGAACAGCGGGACCTTCAACATCGCGGGTGACGGCGTACTGCTGCTGTCGCAGTGCTCGCGGCGGCTGGGGCGGCCGACGCTGCCGCTGCTGCTGCCCGCCGTGACGTGGGTGGGGTCGGCGCTGCGGGCGGTCGGGATCACCGACTTCTCGCCGGAGCAGATAAGGCTTCTGACGCACGGCCGGGTCGTGGAGACCTCGCAGATGCGGGACGTGCTCGGTTTTGAGCCGATGTACACGACCGCCGAGACCTTCGCGGACTTCGCGCGGAGCCGCGGGGGCGGGCTGCTGCCGCCGGAGCGGGCGGCGCGGGCCGTGGACCG is a genomic window containing:
- a CDS encoding HAD family hydrolase, yielding MGYDLVIFDNDGVLVDSEPLANSILAGYLSELGHPTSYEDSLRDYMGAAVHRVHDLVLERTGQRLPDDFDETLHARTFAAFERELRPVPGVEEVLGALTAHGIGYCLASSGNHERIRVGHRAAGIDGWFEEEWIFSSQDVGQGKPAPDLFLHAARSMGVEPARCVVVEDSPLGIQAAAAAGMDVFAFTAMLPADRLPGATAYFGDMKQLPGLLQLPV
- a CDS encoding MFS transporter: MTVDVRLRRGRSALGFSFFAQGVAFALLVTRIPAIQDRYGISDGLLPAFLAAVPILAGVASVATEHLVKRVAPSAVLRWAQPVVLLALLGVGAGTELWQVAVALGLFGLSVGALDASMNMLGVSLQREYGRSIMLGFHAAYSLGGIVGASAAWAGAHWRLDLFVSYLPALVVLVPLVLWGSRSYVDTPSEAVQEKGLGAGGAKLLLPLCLVMACAYIGDSTVANWSAKYLQDVLGSSEQLATVPYNVYMVTTLIGRAVGDLGVRRFGAAAVVRGGTVVAAAGFAVVAAAPGAWVGMLGFTLLGIGLCVIVPQTFAAAGRLFPGGSDTAIARLNIFNYVGFLIGSPLVGGIGDAWSYRGAMLVPMVLVLITLFYARSFGPREARYGVGHERPRVVDVGRGGYEV
- a CDS encoding acetoin utilization protein AcuC — translated: MSGRGLLMWDEAVTKYDFGPSHPMDPVRLALTMGLVRAFGLDRAMEVRAARAAGDSTLRLVHREDYVAAVHEVSADPGVADGSYGLGTMDDPAFHGMHEASALIAGQSVAGAEAIWRGEAEHAVNFAGGLHHAMPGGAAGFCVYNDAALAIARLLELGAERVAYVDVDVHHGDGVQAAFWDDPRVLTISLHEHPRTLFPQTGWPEETGGAAAEGSAVNVALPAGTGDEGWLRAFHATVPELLADFRPQVLVTQHGADTHFEDPLAHLAVSLDAQRAVQEACHRLAHEYADGRWLALGGGGYAVVDVVPRSWTHLVAIAAHRPIDPATAVPASWRDEVYARTRQLAPARMTDGRAVAWREWDEGYDPADRTDQAVLATRRAVFPLRGLLT
- a CDS encoding phosphatase, coding for MLSSGALRAHLLAARLAGPIATSREESLRSYRLFAARDPRVLLGLDPEWAWGEGDLLRLMADKCGVSADPAHVSGPDEIDPERTMAALEAFAGRLRAAAGARSPVLFGTGHPHRLLGFYAGLAEAMSAAGCVVLTPAQGVSVDMATRFGVRTYSIDYVRGVALVREPGVRPPGSATGAHSHSPLPVRLALGALAEAGGPLPELVVGDHGWVCGAGQLGVEAIGLADTDDPALFVGEAEGRVSVAVPLDDAVRADYYRPLTRYVLNRASLSGRQEWP
- a CDS encoding helix-turn-helix domain-containing protein, which gives rise to MAAGERPLSEVQFLTVAEVASVMRVSKMTVYRLVHNGHLPAIRVGRSFRVPENAVHEYLRESYVGVESA
- a CDS encoding 30S ribosomal protein bS22, whose protein sequence is MGSVIKKRRKRMAKKKHRKLLKRTRVQRRNKK
- a CDS encoding NAD-dependent epimerase/dehydratase family protein: MGKVVLVTGAARQLGGRFVRRIQRDPDVERVIAVDAVPPPHRLGSAEFVRTDIRQSAIARVLAEHAVDTVVHLAVTGGSVGSGGAHSTVKETNVIGTMQLLGACQKSPTVRRLVVKSSTSVYGGTSRDPAVFTETTEPKSLPAGGFAKDAAEVEGYVRGFARRRPDVAVCVLRFANILGPFADSALAEYFSIPVMPTVLGYDPRLQFVHEDDVLDVLRLAAKEPRRGTLNSGTFNIAGDGVLLLSQCSRRLGRPTLPLLLPAVTWVGSALRAVGITDFSPEQIRLLTHGRVVETSQMRDVLGFEPMYTTAETFADFARSRGGGLLPPERAARAVDRVAAVLKVDGLDVDVDAVEGAKR